A stretch of Henckelia pumila isolate YLH828 chromosome 4, ASM3356847v2, whole genome shotgun sequence DNA encodes these proteins:
- the LOC140860746 gene encoding amino acid transporter AVT1I-like → MNHTIINILRGSKDLKKKIERVKGPGKINLQQQQGSFSMQCNGECKKSPQVMRKRTMAMWTIIGRAGILTLPYAVSSGGWLSLLCFLIIAGLTCYTSLLIRRCMDIDENIRSFPDIGHRAFGPNGRTLVSIVIYAQLYLLATGFLIMEGDNLHNLFPNISYKIGPFVFGGRKSFILLVGVLVLPTTWLKNMNLFSYISATGVMAAFVVLGSVLWLGAFDGVGFHEKGVLINLKGIPQAVSLHHSCDANC, encoded by the exons ATGAATCACACTATTATAAACATATTAAGAGGATCAAAGGACTTAAAGAAGAAGATCGAAAGAGTTAAAGGACCCGGGAAAATCAATCTTCAGCAACAACAAG GATCATTTTCTATGCAATGCAACGGAGAATGCAAGAAATCACCTCAAGTGATGAGGAAACGAACGATGGCAATGTGGACGATCATCGGAC GTGCGGGAATATTAACTCTTCCGTATGCCGTATCATCAGGAGGTTGGCTAAGTTTATTGTGTTTCTTGATTATAGCTGGCTTAACTTGCTATACCTCCTTATTGATCAGGAGGTGTATGGACATTGATGAAAATATAAGAAGCTTTCCTGATATTGGTCATCGGGCATTTGGGCCCAATGGACGAACACTGGTATCAATTGTCATATACGCCCAACTCTACTTGTTGGCAACAGGTTTTCTGATCATGGAGGGAGATAATTTGCACAATTTATTTCCCAACATATCATATAAAATCGGTCCATTTGTTTTTGGAGGAAGAAAAAGCTTTATCCTCCTCGTAGGTGTTCTTGTACTTCCCACCACTTGGTTGAAGAACATGAACCTTTTTTCTTACATATCCGCAACCGGAGTCATGGCTGCTTTTGTAGTCCTTGGTTCGGTGTTATGGTTGGGTGCATTTGATGGAGTTGGATTTCATGAGAAGGGAGTACTTATAAATTTGAAAGGGATTCCCCAAGCTGTAAGTTTGCACCACAGTTGTGACGCCAATTGCTAA